One Caenibius sp. WL genomic window, GTGCCCGACCCGCCGACAACGCCCAGAATCTCGCCTTTGCGGACTTTGAGCGACAAGCCTTCATGCACCACCTGTTCGCCGAAGCGGTTGGTGATGTCCTCCACGACAATCGCATATTCGCCTTCATAGCGTTCATCGTCGAGGTCATGCTTGACGTTGGTGTTTCTGGGGATGCGGATCGCCATGGCTCAATCCCAACCCACTTCGGTGAAGAACACCGCGAAGAACGCATCGAGCACGATCACCATGAAAATCGCCTGGACCACCGCCATGGTCGTGCGCAGACCCACTTCCTCGGCATTCGATTTGACCTGCATCCCCTGATAGCATCCCGCCAGCCCGACGATCAGGCCGAACACCGGGGCCTTGACCAGCCCGACCCAGACATCGTGCAGCGGCACCACTTCCTGAATACGGGTGAGGAACGTGAAAAACGGGATATCGAGCGCGACATCGGCAAGGAACGCGCCGCCAACAATGGCCACCACCGCCGAGAAGAATCCGAGCAGCGGCATCATCAGCACCACTGCCAGAATACGCGGCAGCACCAGCGCATCGATCGGCGAAACGCCGATCGTGCGCATCGCGTCCACTTCCTCGGTCAGCTTCATCGTGCCCAGTTGCGCGGCGAATGCGGAGCCCGAACGGCCCGCCACCATGATCGCCGTCATCAGCACGCCCAGTTCGCGCAAGGTCAAACGGCCGGTGAGATTGATCGTATAGACTTCGGCCCCGAACTGGCGAAGCTGCACCGCGCCTTGCTGCGCGATGACGATGCCGATCAGGAAGCTCATCAAGGCGATGATGCCCAGCGAGTTGACGCCGACCAGTTCGATCTGCCGCACCAGCGCTTTCATCGGGAAGCGCGAAGGATGGCGCACCATGCCCCACCACGACACGAGAATCGCGCCGAGAAATCCGATGATTTCCACCGTGCCCCGGCCCCAGCCGGTGACCAGTTGCCCCACCGCTTCCGGCACGCGTTCGACCAGCGGCACGCGCGGCGGCAGGATTTCGGCCGTGCTGGCGCTGGAACCGACCGCATCGATCAGGCGCTGCGCGCCCTCGCTCGCCCCGACGACCTGCGCGTTGTGATCGTTCGCGACGCGCCACACGATCCACGCGCCGACGGTATCGATCTCTTCGACCTGCGACAGGTCCACTTTCGCGATGGTATCGTCGAGCGTGCGCAAGTCCCGGTCGAGCGGCCCGACAGCGGAAATGACGAGGCGCCCCGTCAGGACGAGCGTCGCGCCGCCCGAACCCGTCTCGCCGCCGGTGTCATCGCCCGTATTATCGAGTGTATAGCTGGCCCAATCACGCATTGCGGGGCGGTATGCTTTCAAATTGTGTCCCCGGCAAGGCACAGGCGCGGCAATGGTTGCGCTGCAAGGGTCTGGCTGGCAAAGGCCGAACCAGCATGAGCACCGAACTCGACAAGACTTTCGACCCCGCCTCCATCGAGGCGAAATGGTATTCCCACTGGGAAGGCAACGGCCTGTTCCGCCCCGAACGGCCGGACGCCACCCCGTTCACCATTGTCAATCCGCCACCCAATGTCACCGGCTCGCTCCATATCGGCCACGCATTGGATAACACTCTGCAGGACATAATGATCCGGTACGAGCGTTTGCGCGGTAAGGATGCGCTGTGGGTGGTCGGCACCGACCATGCCGGGATCGCCACGCAAATGGTGGTTGAACGCCAGTTGGAAGCGCGGCAGGACAAGCGCACCAACTACACGCGCGAGGAATTCGTCGACAAGGTGTGGGAATGGAAAGCGGAAAGCGGCGGCCAGATCACCCGCCAGCTCCGCCGCCTCGGCTGTTCGATGGACTGGAGCCGCGAACAGTTCACCATGGACGAACATTTCACCCGCGCGGTGCTCAAGGTTTTCGTGGACCTTTATAACGAAGGCCTGATCTACCGCGACAAGCGGCTGGTGAACTGGGACCCCAAGCTGAAGACGGCGATTTCCGATCTCGAAGTCGAAACCCGCGAGGTTCAGGGCGGGTTCTGGCACTTCAAGTACCCGCTGGCCGACGGTGTCACGCTGGATGATGGCCGCGATCATATCGTCGTCGCCACCACCCGGCCCGAAACCATGCTGGCCGATATGGCCGTGGCGGTGAATGCCGACGATGCGCGTTACCGTTCGGTCATCGGCAAGGACATTCTCCAGCCGATTACCGGCCGCCGCTTCAAAGTGGTGGCGGATGAGCACGCCGATCCGGAACTGGGCAGCGGCGCGGTGAAAATCACGCCAGGGCACGATTTCAACGATTTCGAAGTGGGCAAGCGCGCCGGAATCAAGCCGGCCGATATGCTCAACATGCTCGATGCCGAAGCCCGCGTAGTGCAGACGGCGGATGGGCTGATCCCTGACGAATTCCTCGGGTTGGACCGCTTCGATGCGCGTGCGCTTGTGGTCCAGCGGATGAAGGAACAGGGTTTCCTGATCCCGCACGTCACCAAAAACAAGGACGGTGAGGAACAGGAACACAACGCCGAACCGCGCACGATCCAGACCCCGTTCGGGGATCGCGGCGGCGTGGTGATCGAACCCTGGCTGACCGATCAATGGTATGTCGATGCCGCGACGCTGGCCGCGCCCGCGATGGAAGCGGTCCGTTCCGGCGCGATCGAGATCGTGCCCAAGACCTGGGAAAAGACTTATTTCAACTGGATGGAAAACATCCAGCCGTGGTGCGTCTCCCGCCAGCTCTGGTGGGGCCACCGGATTCCGGCGTGGTACGACGCGGATGGCACGGTCTATGTCGCGGAAACCGAGGACGAGGCGCAGACTCTGGCGGGCAACAAGGCGCTAACCCGCGACGAGGATGTGCTCGACACCTGGTTCTCCAGCGCGCTGTGGCCTTTCGCCACGCTCGGCTGGCCGGACCGGACGGACCTTCTGCAAAAGCACTATCCCAACGACCTTCTGGTGTCCGGCTTCGATATCCTGTTCTTCTGGGATGCGCGCATGGCGATGCAGGGCATCCATTTCATGAAGGATGTGCCGTGGCGGCGGCTGTACCTTCACGGGCTGGTGCGCGCGGCGGACGGGCAGAAAATGTCCAAGTCCAAGGGCAACGTGGTCGATCCGCTGGGCCTGATCGACCAGTACGGCGCGGATGCGCTGCGTTTCTTCATGGCGGCGATGGAAAGCCAGGGCCGCGATGTCAAAATGGATGAGAAGCGCGTCGAAGGCTACCGCAACTTCGCCACCAAGCTGTGGAACGCCACCCGTTTCTGCCAAGCCAACGGCATCACCGGCAGCGACACGCTGGCCGCGCCCGCCGCCACGCTGGCGGTCAACCGGTGGATCATCGGCGAAGTGGCGGGCACGCTGGCCGCGCTCGACACCGCGATGGCGGACTTGCGCTTCGATGCGGCGGCCAACACGATTTATCACTTCGTGTGGGACACGTTCTGCGATTGGTACATCGAACTTATCAAAGGCAATTTCGACGCGGAAACCAAAGCTGTCGCCGGCTGGGTGCTCGACCAGATTCTCGTCATGCTCCACCCGTTCATGCCCTTCATCACCGAAGAGCTATGGCACGCGCAGGGTGAGCGCGCCTACGAACTGATCCTCGCCAAGTGGCCGGACCCGCGCGCCACCATCGATGCCGCCGCCAAGGCGGAAGTCGAATGGCTGATCGCGCTGACTTCCAATCTGCGCACGGCGAAGAACGAACTGGGCATTGCGCCGGGCGCGAAGCTCGACGCTTATCTCGAAACGCCGGGCGAGACGGCGAAAACCGCGATCGCCCGCAATCCGGCGGCCATCGAGCGGCTGGCCCGCCTTTCCGCGATCCGTTTCGAAGCGGCCCCACCGGGCGCGGCGATGCAGATCGGCATGGGCGCGGATGTGTTCGTGATCCCGCTGGAAGGGGTGATCGACATCGCCGCCGAAAAGGCGCGGCTGGAAAAGGCGCAGGCCGCATCGGAGAAGGAACGCGATTCGCTGGCCAAGCGATTGGAAAACCCGTCCTTCGTCGAAAAGGCCAAGCCCGAAGCGGTGGAAAAGGCCCGGGCCGACCATGCCCATCACGCCGCCGAAGCCGAACGGCTGGCGGCGGCGCTGGCACGGCTGGGGTGAGCATCGCATGATCCGGCCCTGGATTGCCACGCCCGGCTTGTGCCGGGCTCGCAATGACGAGATCCCTGCCGTCATTGCGAGCGAAGCGAAGCAATCCAGAGCTGCACGAGAAACTGAATTGAAATGCCGCTGATCCTCGCCACCACCACGCCGGGCGAGCCGGAAATCTTCGCCTCGCTCCAGGGCGAAGGCCCCTCGCAGGGGCGGCCGAGCACGTTCATCCGCCTGTCGCGCTGCAATCTGGCGTGCCAGTGGTGCGACACTGCCTATACGTGGCGTTTCGCCGGGGACAACCGCCCGCATCGCGATGATGTGGCGTTCGACCGCGCCGCCAATCAGGTGACGATGAGCGAGGAGGAAGCCGCCAGCCGGATCGCCGCGCTGGGGCAGGATCGGCTGGTCATCACAGGGGGGGAACCGCTGTTACAGGCCCCGGCCCTCGCCCGGATGCTGGCGCATCTGCCGCCGATGCATGTGGAAATCGAAACCAACGGCACCGCCGCGCCTGCCGCGACTCTCGATCCGCTGGTGCAGCAGTACAACGTCAGCCCCAAGCTGGCGCACAGCGGCAACCCGGCCGAACTGGCGCTGATCCCCGAACGGCTGGCCGATTGGGCGCGGAATCCGCGCGCGTTCTTCAAATTCGTGATCGCCACGCCCGATGATGTGGCCGAAGTGCTGGCCTTGCAGCAACGCCACGCCATTCCGGGGGAGCGGGTGTTCCTGATGCCCGAAGGGACCGCCAGCGCCATTTTGCGCGAACGGCAGGTCTGGCTGTCCGATCTGTGCCTGCGCCATGGCTTCCGCATGAGCGACAGGCTGCATATCCATCTCTACGGCGACACGCGCGGCACCTGAAGCACCGCGCATCCCGCCTTGCTCAGTTGAGCGAGGCGATATCGATCACGAAGCGGTACTTCACGTCGCCTTTCACCATACGCTGATAAGCCTGGTTGATATCGGCCATGTCGATCAGCTCGATATCCGCCGTCAGATTGTGATCGCGGCAGAAATCCAGCATTTCCTGCGTTTCGGCGATCCCGCCGATCAGAGAGCCGGCAATCGCCTTGCGCCCGAACACCAGATTGCCGACCGAAGGCGACTTGTGCGCTTCGGGCGGAACACCGACCAGCACCATCGTTCCGTCACGCTTCAGAGCGGTGATGAACGGATCGAGATCGTGCGGCGCGGCCACGGTGTTGAGAATGAAATCGAACGTCCCGGCCTGTGCCGCCATCTGTTCCGCATCGCGCGAATTTACGACATGGCTGGCGCCCAGACGCACGGCATCGTCACGCTTGTTGGGGGAGGTGGTGAACACCGTCACTTCCGCGCCCAGCGCCGCGGCGATCTTCACGCCCATATGGCCGAGCCCGCCCAGGCCGACCACGCCGACTTTCTGCCCCGGCCCCACTTTCCAGTGGCGCAACGGCGAATAGGTGGTGATCCCGGCGCAGAGCAGCGGGGCGACGCCCGCCAGATCCTTCTCGTCATGGCCAACGGCGAGAACGAAATCCTCGTCCACCACGATGGCATCGGAATAGCCGCCGAAAGTATGGCCGCCCGAATGCTTGTCATACGCATTGTACGTGCCGACGAAGCCGGAACCGGTGCAATATTGCTCGTCCCCATCTTCGCACGAGGGGCAGGTGCGGCAACTGTCGACCATGCAGCCGACACCGACCGTATCGCCCACTTTGAAGCGCGAGACGGCGGACCCTGTTTCCACCACTTTGCCGACGATTTCATGCCCCGGAACGCAAGGGTAGCGCGTCGTCCCCCATTCGTTCCATGCGGTGTGCACGTCGGAATGGCAGACGCCGGAAAAGAGGATATCCACCACCACATCGCGCGGCCCCGGCGCCCGGCGCTCGATCGCCATCGGGGCAAGAGTCTGGTCGGCGGCCTGATTGCCGTATGCCTTGGTTTTCATGGAATGGGGTCCTCTCGGCTATGCTTGTCTTTCGCGCGCTTCTAATCCGTGATCGGGCAAAGGTGAAGCGGGCGGGGCAACAAATAGTTGCCTGCCTCAACAAATTGACAGCTTCACGAAAGCCGATGCGGCGATCGTGCGGCGCATTTCCCTGGCCGGTCAGCGCCCCTGCGCGCGCCAGCGGGCCACCGTGCGCTGCACGGCAGCCGCATCGTCATCGCCCGTTTCGGCCCACAGGCTGACGAACGAAGGATCGGC contains:
- a CDS encoding ABC transporter permease, coding for MRDWASYTLDNTGDDTGGETGSGGATLVLTGRLVISAVGPLDRDLRTLDDTIAKVDLSQVEEIDTVGAWIVWRVANDHNAQVVGASEGAQRLIDAVGSSASTAEILPPRVPLVERVPEAVGQLVTGWGRGTVEIIGFLGAILVSWWGMVRHPSRFPMKALVRQIELVGVNSLGIIALMSFLIGIVIAQQGAVQLRQFGAEVYTINLTGRLTLRELGVLMTAIMVAGRSGSAFAAQLGTMKLTEEVDAMRTIGVSPIDALVLPRILAVVLMMPLLGFFSAVVAIVGGAFLADVALDIPFFTFLTRIQEVVPLHDVWVGLVKAPVFGLIVGLAGCYQGMQVKSNAEEVGLRTTMAVVQAIFMVIVLDAFFAVFFTEVGWD
- a CDS encoding valine--tRNA ligase encodes the protein MSTELDKTFDPASIEAKWYSHWEGNGLFRPERPDATPFTIVNPPPNVTGSLHIGHALDNTLQDIMIRYERLRGKDALWVVGTDHAGIATQMVVERQLEARQDKRTNYTREEFVDKVWEWKAESGGQITRQLRRLGCSMDWSREQFTMDEHFTRAVLKVFVDLYNEGLIYRDKRLVNWDPKLKTAISDLEVETREVQGGFWHFKYPLADGVTLDDGRDHIVVATTRPETMLADMAVAVNADDARYRSVIGKDILQPITGRRFKVVADEHADPELGSGAVKITPGHDFNDFEVGKRAGIKPADMLNMLDAEARVVQTADGLIPDEFLGLDRFDARALVVQRMKEQGFLIPHVTKNKDGEEQEHNAEPRTIQTPFGDRGGVVIEPWLTDQWYVDAATLAAPAMEAVRSGAIEIVPKTWEKTYFNWMENIQPWCVSRQLWWGHRIPAWYDADGTVYVAETEDEAQTLAGNKALTRDEDVLDTWFSSALWPFATLGWPDRTDLLQKHYPNDLLVSGFDILFFWDARMAMQGIHFMKDVPWRRLYLHGLVRAADGQKMSKSKGNVVDPLGLIDQYGADALRFFMAAMESQGRDVKMDEKRVEGYRNFATKLWNATRFCQANGITGSDTLAAPAATLAVNRWIIGEVAGTLAALDTAMADLRFDAAANTIYHFVWDTFCDWYIELIKGNFDAETKAVAGWVLDQILVMLHPFMPFITEELWHAQGERAYELILAKWPDPRATIDAAAKAEVEWLIALTSNLRTAKNELGIAPGAKLDAYLETPGETAKTAIARNPAAIERLARLSAIRFEAAPPGAAMQIGMGADVFVIPLEGVIDIAAEKARLEKAQAASEKERDSLAKRLENPSFVEKAKPEAVEKARADHAHHAAEAERLAAALARLG
- a CDS encoding 7-carboxy-7-deazaguanine synthase QueE; translated protein: MPLILATTTPGEPEIFASLQGEGPSQGRPSTFIRLSRCNLACQWCDTAYTWRFAGDNRPHRDDVAFDRAANQVTMSEEEAASRIAALGQDRLVITGGEPLLQAPALARMLAHLPPMHVEIETNGTAAPAATLDPLVQQYNVSPKLAHSGNPAELALIPERLADWARNPRAFFKFVIATPDDVAEVLALQQRHAIPGERVFLMPEGTASAILRERQVWLSDLCLRHGFRMSDRLHIHLYGDTRGT
- a CDS encoding NAD(P)-dependent alcohol dehydrogenase codes for the protein MKTKAYGNQAADQTLAPMAIERRAPGPRDVVVDILFSGVCHSDVHTAWNEWGTTRYPCVPGHEIVGKVVETGSAVSRFKVGDTVGVGCMVDSCRTCPSCEDGDEQYCTGSGFVGTYNAYDKHSGGHTFGGYSDAIVVDEDFVLAVGHDEKDLAGVAPLLCAGITTYSPLRHWKVGPGQKVGVVGLGGLGHMGVKIAAALGAEVTVFTTSPNKRDDAVRLGASHVVNSRDAEQMAAQAGTFDFILNTVAAPHDLDPFITALKRDGTMVLVGVPPEAHKSPSVGNLVFGRKAIAGSLIGGIAETQEMLDFCRDHNLTADIELIDMADINQAYQRMVKGDVKYRFVIDIASLN